One genomic region from Pseudoduganella lutea encodes:
- a CDS encoding glycosyltransferase family 4 protein, with protein sequence MAFAGKGKQRRVLILVENLPSPFDRRVWQEATTLHANGYEVSIICPTGKGYEGRYEEIDGIHIYRYKLPLEAEGAKGYAIEYSAALFHTFRLAWKVLFKRGFDVIHACNPPDLLFLIGGFFKLTMGKKFLFDHHDINPELYEAKFGRRDFFYKLMVLFERWSFKTSDVSIATNESYKRIAVERGGMDPDRCYVVRSGPKLDRLRVLPPVEALKKGKRYLVGYVGVMGAQEGIDLLLEAARHLIVDMGRKDVHFGLVGGGTSLDQMKALAVKMGIADYVTFTGRVPDQDLLEMLNTADVCVNPDVANDMNDKSTMNKIMEYMALGKPIVQFDLVEGKVSAQEASLYANKNDPVDMARKIAELLDDPERRARMGHMAATAWSMNWNGNTKHRNCWRRTSGCIQPMLHCLARFPHHTKEAE encoded by the coding sequence ATGGCATTTGCTGGTAAGGGCAAGCAGCGTCGCGTCCTGATCCTGGTCGAGAACCTGCCATCGCCGTTCGACCGGCGCGTGTGGCAGGAAGCGACCACGCTGCATGCGAACGGCTATGAAGTATCGATCATCTGTCCAACCGGCAAGGGGTATGAAGGCCGGTACGAGGAGATCGACGGCATTCACATCTACCGCTACAAATTGCCGCTGGAAGCGGAAGGTGCGAAGGGCTACGCGATCGAGTATTCGGCTGCGCTGTTCCATACCTTCCGCCTGGCGTGGAAGGTGCTTTTCAAGCGTGGCTTCGATGTGATCCACGCATGCAATCCGCCTGACCTGCTGTTCCTGATCGGTGGTTTCTTCAAGCTCACGATGGGCAAGAAGTTCCTGTTCGATCACCACGACATCAACCCGGAACTGTATGAAGCAAAGTTCGGGCGTCGTGATTTCTTCTACAAGCTCATGGTGCTGTTCGAGCGTTGGTCGTTCAAGACGTCCGACGTATCGATCGCCACCAACGAATCCTACAAGCGCATCGCGGTCGAACGCGGCGGCATGGATCCGGACCGCTGCTACGTCGTGCGCAGTGGCCCGAAACTGGACCGGCTGCGCGTGCTGCCGCCTGTCGAAGCACTGAAGAAGGGCAAGCGTTACCTGGTCGGCTATGTCGGCGTGATGGGCGCGCAGGAGGGCATCGACTTGCTGCTCGAGGCCGCCCGCCATCTGATCGTCGACATGGGCCGCAAGGATGTGCATTTCGGCCTCGTCGGTGGTGGCACGTCGCTCGACCAGATGAAGGCGCTGGCCGTGAAAATGGGCATCGCCGACTACGTCACGTTCACTGGCCGCGTGCCCGACCAGGACCTGCTGGAAATGCTGAACACGGCGGACGTGTGCGTGAATCCTGACGTGGCGAACGACATGAACGACAAGTCCACGATGAACAAGATCATGGAGTACATGGCGCTCGGCAAGCCGATCGTCCAGTTCGACCTGGTCGAAGGCAAGGTCTCGGCGCAGGAAGCATCGCTGTACGCGAACAAGAATGATCCGGTGGACATGGCGAGGAAGATCGCCGAACTGCTGGATGACCCCGAGCGCCGAGCGCGCATGGGGCATATGGCCGCCACCGCGTGGTCAATGAACTGGAATGGCAATACGAAGCACCGAAACTGCTGGCGGCGTACGAGCGGTTGTATTCAGCCAATGCTCCACTGCCTGGCGCGGTTCCCCCATCATACAAAGGAAGCTGAATGA